Genomic segment of Candidatus Methylomirabilis sp.:
TCGTCGGCGACCTTCATGATGCCGACGACCGGTCCGTTCTTCTCCGTCACCCGGATGTTGATGATCCCCTTTCCCCGCCGCGCCTGGAGCCGGTACTCGCTGAGGTCGGTCCGCTTGCCGTAGCCCCGCTCCGTCACGGTGAGGATGGTGGCCCCCTCGGAAACGATCTCCATCCCCACCACCTGGTCCCCCTCCTCGAGGGAGATCCCGATGGTCCCGCGGGCCGTTCGCCCCATGGGCCGGACCTCCTCCTCCTTGAACCGGATGGCCTGCCCCTGGCGGGTCCCCAGGAAGACCTCGTCCGTCCCCCGGGTGAGCTCGACCGCGATCAGCTCGTCCCCCTCGTCCAGAGTCAGCGCAATGATGCCGGCGGGCCGGGGGTTTCCGTACGCGGACAGCTCGGTCTTCTTCACGGTGCCCCGCTTCGTGGCCATCATGAGGTAGCGGTCCACCTCGAACTGCCGGATGGGGATCATGGTGGTGATCTTCTCCCCCGGCTCCAGTTGCAACAGGTTCACCGCCGCCTTCCCCTTGGCCGCCCGGCCCGCCTGGGGGACCTCGTGGACCTTTACCCAGAGGACCTTCCCCCGGTCGGTGAAGAAGAGGAGGAAGGAGTGGGTGGAGGCGACGAAGAGGTGCTCCACGTAGTCCTCCTCCTTCGTCACCATGCCGGTCGAGCCCTTTCCGCCCCGGCGCTGCGCCCGGTAGATGCTGAGGGGGCTGCGCTTGATGTAGCCCTGGTGGGAGACGGTGATGACCATCTCCTCGTCCGCCACCAGATCCTCGAACTGGAGTTCCTCCTGTTGCTCGAGGATCTCGGTCCGGCGCGGATCCCCGTACTGCGCCTTCAGGGCCGCCAGCTCCTCCCGGATGAGCTGGCGGATGAGCCCCTCGCTCTGGAGGATGGCGCGCAGCCGCTCGATGGTTTGGAGCACCTCCCGGTACTCCTCCTGGATCTTCTGCCGCTCGAGACCCGTCAGGCGCTGCAGGCGCAAATCCAGGATCGCCTGGGCCTGGACGACGCTCATCCCGAACCGCTCCATGAGGCCGGCCCGCGCCTCCTCCACCGTGGGAGCGTTGCGGATGAGGGTGATGACCTCGTCCAACCGGTCGAGGGCGAGCCGGTACCCCTCCAGGATGTGCGCCCGCTCCTCCGCCTTCCGGAGCTCGAAGCGAGTCCGGCGGAGCAGCACGTCCCGGCGGTGCTGGAGGAAGTGCTGGAGCAGCTCCCGCAGCGCGCAGACCTTCGGCTGGTTGTCCACCAGGGCCAACATGATGACCCCGAAGGTGGACTGCATCGCCGTGAACCGGTAGAGCT
This window contains:
- the gyrA gene encoding DNA gyrase subunit A, whose protein sequence is MPDETVGQGATPAQPLRQIGDVRPTDIHEEMRRSYLDYAMSVIIGRALPDIRDGLKPVQRRILYAMWENGLRPGARFRKSAAVVGEVLKSFHPHGDTAVYDTIVRLVQDFSLRYPLIEGQGNFGSVDGDAAAAYRYTEVRLARIAQEMLADIEKETVDFVPNFDETLLEPTVLPARLPNLLVNGATGIAVGMATNIPPHNLGEIVDGALLLLEDPETPLEALMEKVQGPDFPTGAFIHGRTGILEAYRTGRGLIQMRARAGIEKVRGGKENIIISELPFQVNKAKLIERIAELVQERRIEGIADLRDESDREGMRIVIELKRDEDARPILNQLYRFTAMQSTFGVIMLALVDNQPKVCALRELLQHFLQHRRDVLLRRTRFELRKAEERAHILEGYRLALDRLDEVITLIRNAPTVEEARAGLMERFGMSVVQAQAILDLRLQRLTGLERQKIQEEYREVLQTIERLRAILQSEGLIRQLIREELAALKAQYGDPRRTEILEQQEELQFEDLVADEEMVITVSHQGYIKRSPLSIYRAQRRGGKGSTGMVTKEEDYVEHLFVASTHSFLLFFTDRGKVLWVKVHEVPQAGRAAKGKAAVNLLQLEPGEKITTMIPIRQFEVDRYLMMATKRGTVKKTELSAYGNPRPAGIIALTLDEGDELIAVELTRGTDEVFLGTRQGQAIRFKEEEVRPMGRTARGTIGISLEEGDQVVGMEIVSEGATILTVTERGYGKRTDLSEYRLQARRGKGIINIRVTEKNGPVVGIMKVADEDGLMMISQEGKVTRLNVRDVSVIGRATQGVRLQGLEPGDRVAAITCLVTEEGEEAAAGPTAAEGPGAAPEAPEGGEEEAGEAEA